The segment ACTGTGCTTTTGCTCGGCTCTGGCTATTGGAACCGGATCAGGCAACGCTCAAGCTGATTGCCTCTTCAGGAATGTACACTCGCACCGACGGTTTTTTTGCGCGTGTGCCAATGGGGGCTTATAAGGTCGGCAAAATTGCCCAAAATCGAGTCTCTTTTTTGAGTAATGATCTAGCGGCTGAAACCTGGGTCGGGAATCGGGAATGGGCAGTTGCGAATCAAGTTCGTGGGTTTGCGGGCTATCCGCTTGCAGTCAAAGAGAAAGTTGTGGGCGTTCTGGCAGCATTTAGCCACCAGTCGATGGAGCCAGAATTTCTAGAGGCATTGCAGACGCTCTGCACAATGGCAACGATCGCTCTAGATACAGCATCGCACTATCAAAAAGAACAGCAGTTTTGGCGATCGAGTTCTCGCTCAACCTTTAGCCATCTTTCTCTTTCTGATCAGCTTGCCAGTCTCCTCAGCTCGACAAGACTGACGCTCGTTGGAACCGAACAACCCCTGACGCTACCGATCGCTTATGTGTTTCTGCGAGCCGCCGAAATTCTGAATCAACTGGGCTGCACCTATGGTCGGCTGATCTACAGTGCAGAAACGGTCTCACTAGAAGCGACTGTTCCAACACCCACGCTGATCACCTCTGATCTAGAGCAGTGGCTTAACCCAGTGCTGCATGAATTATCCTTTACGGTTTCCTGTTTAGGAGGTTTACTGCAAACACAGACCAGCGCTCATCAGAAAGCAATTCAAGTGGTTTTGAGTTTGCCCCATGCTCGGAATCAACTGCATGAAAAAGTGCAAATTCGGTGCCATTCTCCAGTATTACATCTGGCATTTACGCAACTAGCGATTTTAGCAGGTCTTACAGTTTGTCAAGAAGCGAATAATCGTGTCCCACTTTTGACAGATGACATTCTCCAAGTCAGCGCCGGTAGACAGATAATTTGGATTCATCAGGGAATTCAAACCGTTCCAAAAGGAATTAAGGCAAAAGTTGATTTATCGGTAGATCCGGCTCAATTGAAAGAGGCTGTTACAGCAGCCAGGCAAGGCAAATTGTGGGGTGTTGATTCAGAAGTTCAAACACAACAAGTTTTGTCGGAACGTGAATTAGAAATTTTAACGCTTCTCACTCAAGGGCTTCGCGATCGAGACATTGCCGATCGGTTGGTGATTAGCGAAAGCACTGTCAAGTTTCACATGAACAATACTTTAAGCAAGCTGAAAGCTAGAACCCGGTATCAGGCAATTTATGAGGCGATCGAACAGGGGTGGATTTAGATATAAGGGTGGATTTAGATACAGGAGATTGAGAAGGCAGAGATAGAGCGAATTTAACGAGATTTTAGTTTGATAGTTTATTACTCGCTAATTTTGTTTTACATCTATATCTTAAGGCTGGATCTGCTTCTAAAGCTTGAAATTTGACACCTATCTAAATCGCTAGTTTAATAGGATTTGTCATGACTTCTTAGCTTTTTGACCCGACTAGATCGATCGCCTGACCTTATCGTTAGACTTTAATCTTTCGTAGTAGAAGACACAAAATTCAGTTGTAATCGCCGCTTAATCTGCAATCATTCGAGCAAACTACCAAGCAAAAGGAAATTAGATGAGCAATCACTATTCCGTCATCATTGTAGGAGGGGGTCAAGCAGGACTATCGATGAGTTACTGCCTTAAGGAAAGGGGAATTGACCACATTGTTTTTGAGAAAAACCAGATTGGGTATTCCTGGCGATCGAAGCGATGGGATTCTTTTTGTTTAGTAACCCCTAACTGGCAGTGTAAATTACCAGGACATCCTTATTCTGGCAATGACCCTTACGGCTTTATGCAGAAGGATGAAATTGTTCAATATATTGAGAGCTATGCAGCATCTTTTGACCCACCTGTAAAAGAGGGTGTTGAAGTTCTCAAAGTTTGTCAAGATTCTGCTCAAAGTGTTTTTGAAGTGACAACCTCGATCGGACATTACACCGCAGATCAGGTCGTCATTGCTTCAGGAAGCTATCATCAACCCAAAATTCCTAAACTGGCTGAACGCTTACCAGATACGATCGTTCAACTCCACTCTTCAGCCTACAGAAATGCAGAGTCTTTGCCTGATGGAAGCGTACTGGTAATTGGGACAGGTCAGTCGGGTTGCCAAATTGCAGAAGATTTACATCTTGCCGGGAAACAGGTGCATTTGTGTGTGGGTGGTGCGCCTCGATCGCCGCGTCGATATCGGGGAAAAGATGTGGTTGATTGGCTCGATCAAATGGGCTATTACGACTTATCAATTGATGAACATCCCCAAAAGGAAAAGGTGAGAGCGAAAGCAAATCATTATGTAACTGGACGGGGCGGCGGACGAGAAATTGATCTACGTCAGTTTGCTCTGGAAGGAATGCAGCTTCACGGCAAGCTCAAGAACATTAGTGGTCGCACGATCGAATTTTGCAGCGATCTGAAGCAGAATTTAGACCAGGCAGATGCTGTTGCTGAGAGCATTAAAAAAACGATCGATTCATTCATTGAGAAGAATCAAATTCAGGCTCCCATTGAGCCACCTTATCAGCCAGCTTGGGAACCTGACTCAGAATTGCCTGCTTTGGACTACGAGGCAGCAAACATTAGGGCTGTGATTTGGTGTACTGGCTACCAATCCGATTTTCGGTGGGTGGAAATTCCGGTTTTTGATGGCAAAGGCTACCCCGGGCATGAGCGTGGAATTACTCCCGTTTGGGGACTCTACTTTCTGGGGCTACCCTGGCTTTATACCTGGGGTTCGGGCAGATTTTCAGGCATTGCTAGAGATGCCAGTTATTTAGCCGATTATATTTCAGCTCGGAAGAAATCAACCCAATCAAATGCATGGAGTATTGTCAATGAATACCTGCTGGGTTCATGAATGTTTCTGAGAGATAAGGATACCTGAATGCTGGAATAAGTTTAGCCGAAAGGGTAGAGATTTAACCCACCATATTATGCCAATCCTGCCCTTACAGGTATTCGGTTTGCTGGAAATTTTCTCAGCAGTTCATAATTTGCTGGGTGCTGTTTAAACCTATTGATTTAAATAGGCACTAATACAAAATTCTTGAGTTGTTTGAGAAATTTCGGCTAGACTGCCTTTATCACTAGACTTGATTTTTCCGTATTGAGAGATACAAAATGTTTTGTCTGTCAGCACTTACTCTTGCTACACAAATCCTTGAAATACAGGTTTCAAGTCTCAGGAGCTAGGGATTAGATTTTGGAGAAAGGTCAAGTTTGGATTCTACGATTGCTTAGCCTTTCTCATACTGCGTTCAATCAACAACCAAGGGGAAAATTATGCCTGAAGTCACCACTCCAGCTCATCAAGTTGGCGATTTCTTTGTGGATTACGAAGAGAAAGTTTTTCCAGATGTCAAAGCTGAACCTGGCGAAAAAGCGTTAGTGACATTCCACACTGTTGCCTTTGAAGGATCGATCGGTTTTGTTAATCTCTTACAAGCAACTCGCTTGCTGCGGAAAGGCTTTGAAACCTCTATTTTGCTTTATGGTCCTGGTGTCACACTGGGGGTACAGCGTGGTTTTCCCAAATTAGGAGATTCTGCCTTCCCCGGACACCAGAATTTCAACGATCAGCTCAGCAAATTTATGGCTGAAGGTGGCAAAGTCTATGCTTGTCGTTTTGCGCTGCAAGCCCTCTACGGACATGGCGAACCATCTTTAATTCCCGGTATTCGCCCAATCAATCCGCTTGATGTTTTAGATTTAGTGCTGCTGCATCGGAAGGATGGTGCGCTGATTCTAGATACCTGGACGCTATAGGCAAGAAGTTTTCGATAACCGCTGATTCGCATCCAACATTGCTGAACGCTTTCTAAGAAGTGTTTTTAAGCGGTTCAGACTTCCTAAATCCCCCTTTACTGGGGGACTCTGACCGATCCGCAGATCGGCAGAACTAAACTCAGCAGAACTGAACAATCTAGGGGGCAATGCAGGAGCCTAGTAAGCAACCTCACTCTTTTTGCAATGCCCTCATCTCCAGTTCCACTCCCGCAAAGCTTTTACCTGCAAAGTTCCAATTCTTTAGAGTTCCAATAGAGTTCCAATATAGAGTTTTCAAAACTCTGCTTCCAGAAATCTAAAATCTGTTTCCCCACCATCTGCCATGAACTCCCCCATAATTCGAGCAGCAGCGGTTCAAATCAGTCCGGTTTTATTTAGTCGGGATGGCACAACAGAAAAGGTTTTGCAGTCGATCGCTCAAGCGGCGAAAGAGGGTGCTCAACTGGTTGTCTTTCCAGAAACGTTTATTCCTTACTATCCCTATTTTTCGTTTGTCCAGCCTCCTGTGCTGATGGGCAAAGAACATATGCGGCTATATGAGGAAGCAGTCACCATTCCCGGTGCTGTACCCGATGCAATTAGTAGAGCCGCTCGTTCTTATGGGGTGGTTGTGGTCTTAGGCGTGAATGAACGAGAGAACGGTTCGCTATACAATACACAACTGATTTTTGATGCAGATGGAACACTGCTGCTGAAGCGCCGGAAGATTACACCCACCTATCATGAGCGAATGATTTGGGGACAAGGTGATGGTTCAGGATTGAAGGTGTTGGATACGGCAGTTGGCAAGGTTGGTGCATTAGCTTGTTGGGAGCATTACAATCCGCTGGCTCGGTTTGCGTTGATGGCGCAGCATGAGCAGATTCACTGTGCTCAGTTTCCCGGTTCCCTGGTTGGACAAATTTTTACCGATCAAATTGAAGTAACGATTCGGCATCATGCGCTCGAATCCGGCTGTTTTGTGGTTAACTCAACAGGCTGGCTTTCACCCGAGCAAGTCGCTCAAATCACCCCTGACGAAAAGCTGCAGCGAGTGCTGAGTGGAGGCTGCAACACCGCAATTATTGGACCAGAAGGAAATCATCTCTGTCCACCGATTACAGAAGGTGAAGGGATAGCGATCGCCGATCTCGATTTCTCGCTGATCACCAAACGCAAACGAATGATGGACTCTGTAGGGCACTATTCTCGACCTGACCTATTGCAGTTGCAAATGAACTCAGAAGCACGATCGGTGATGGCAGCAAGTTTGGGGGAAGAGGGGGCAAGCAGCAGGCTTCAGGGGGAAGGGTTAGGAAACGAGGCAGGCTTCAGGTTTCAGGGAACAGAACAAATGATTTCTCCGGCTTTGACCCCCGATCCTTAGTGTCTGCCATCTCTGCTTAGGACTTCAGTACTTAATTATTTATGGAAACAAGACCGCCGCTACCGCCATTTACGCTTGAAACTGCAAAAGCAAAAGTTCAGGCAGCAGAAAACGCCTGGAACACGCGCAATCCGGATCGGGTGGCACTGGCATATACAGAAGATTCTCAGTGGCGCAATCGATCGGAATTTTTGAGCGGACGTGAAGAGATTCGAGCATTTTTGCAGCGAAAGTGGGAGAAGGAATTAGACTATCGCCTGAAAAAGGAACTTTGGAGTTTTACAGAGAATCGCATTTCGGTTCGCTTTGAGTATGAATGGCACGATGATTCAGGTGCATGGTATCGCTCATACGGGAATGAACAGTGGGAATTTGCTGAGAACGGTTTGATGCAGCGACGAGAAGCCAGCATTAACGATGTTTCCATTCAAGAGTCTGAAAGAAAGTTTCGATGGGAGCGTGAATCCGATTTATGAATAAGCAACAGTTAATCACAGAGCTGCAAACTCATGGGTTAAAGCTAGTTGAATCAGTCGGTGCATCTGGACGGAAAGGCGGCGCGGGTCCTTCTGATCATAAAGCGGTGATGGTTGAAGATACAACGGTGATGGTGCCAATTTTCAATCACTCAGCAGCAGCATCACCTTACCGTGTGAAAGTTGGAGCTTCACCAGAGGAGATGGTTTTGGAACTGAATGGAGAAGCAATTTCCGCAATTCAGTTTCCGCACCAGCCCAAGTTTTATAGCCTATCAACGGCTGACGGAATTCCTTACTCGAAGATTGCGCTGTTGCATAGCCGAGACGTCCTGGCGACCACGGTGCTGCAAACCTGTATGCGATATAGCGATTCAGCAACCTCTTGCCAGTTTTGCGCGATCGGGCAATCGCTGGAAGCAGGCAGAACCATTGCACGGAAAACTCCAGCTCAATTAGCAGAAGTGGCAGCAGCAGCGGTGCAGTTGGATGGCATCAAGCAAGTTGTGATGACGACCGGAACACCCAACACCAGCGATCGAGGGGCTGCCTATCTGACTGAATGTGCGAAGGCAATTAAAGCTGCGGTCGATATTCCCATTCAAGCTCAATGTGAACCTCCTGATGATTTTATCTGGTTCGATCGCCTCAAAGCAGCAGGCGTGGATAGCTTGGGGATGCATTTAGAAGCGGCTGATCCGCAGGTGCGAGCAAGGATTATGCCTGGTAAAGCCTCCGTACCGTTGGACTACTATTTTGAGGCATTTGCTGCTGCCGTTCGGGTTTTTGGCTGGGGACAGGTCAGTACTTATCTCCTGGCAGGCTTAGGCGATAGTCTAGAAACGCTGGTGGCGATGTGCGATCGGCTAATCAAAATTGGTGTTTATCCTTTTGTTGTACCGTTTGTGCCCATCACTGGAACACCGCTGGAGAATGCACCTGCGCCGAAGAGTGAGTTTATGTTTACGCTCTATCAGCAAGTTGGCGGTTTGTTAAAACAGGCAGGCATGTCGTCAGCCGAAATTAAGGCAGGATGCGCGAAATGTGGTGCTTGCTCTGCACTTTCAAGCTTTGAGAGCTAGGTCACAGAGGGCAGGGAATTCAAGCGTTGGGGTTTGGAGTTGAGTGAACCAGAACAGGTTTGAGGTTCTCTGGCAAGCAGGAGGTTTATCGATGACAATGCAACGATACGCTTTTAAGCTGGCAGTCTCGTCCAGTGAGATTGATGCATATTTTAGTCTGCGTCAGGCTATCTTTTGTGAAGAGCAAGGTTTGTTTACTGACAGTGATGTGGATGAGATCGATCGCACTGCTTATCCGATCGTGGCAATGACAGCGGATACACATCAGGTGGTCGGTGTAGTGCGAATCTACGAAGTGGAACCAAGGGTTTGGTATGGTGGCAGGTTGGGAACCCATGCAGACTACCGTAAAGGTTGGCAGATTGGTAAAGGGCTGATTCATCAAGCAGTGACAACCGCAAATGCCTGGGGCTGTCAGCAGTTTCTCGCGACGGTGCAGCTACAAAATGTGCGATTTTTTCAGCGGCTTCACTGGCAGTCATTGGAAGAAATCATGATTTGCGATCGTCCTCATCACTTGATGCAGGCTGATCTTGACTTCTATCCTCCAAATGCTGAACCTCGTCCAGTGTTGGCGCTAGAAAGAGAGGCGTCCTGATGTTGTTATCCCTTGCTGCCAAACTCCAACAATCACTGAATCTGCTCCAAAAACAGGACATTCAAACAGCGTCACAGGCATTAGGGCGAGTAGTGCCAGATTCAGCAATTTTGCTAGGGGACGATTGTGCTGCCATTCCAGATGCAGAAGGCTATTTGTTATTTGCGGCAGAAGGGATGTTACCGCAGTTGGTGGAAACAGAACCCTGGTTTGCAGGCTGGTCTGCTGTGATGGTGAATGTGAGTGATATTTATGCGATGGGAGGTCGTCCGATCGCCGTTGTCGATACCATTTGGAGCCAGTCTACAGAAAGTACCGATTTGATTTGGCAGGGGATGAAGGCAGCATCTCAGACCTATCAAGTCCCGATCGTCGGTGGGCATACCAATTGCCATAGCCCCTACAATGCTCTATCTGTCTCAATTTTAGGGCGTGCCAAACAGCTCATTACCAGCTTTAATGCTCAACTTGGCGATCGGTTATTAGTCGCAGCAGACTTTTGCGGCAAACCCCATGCTAAATATCCTTTTTGGGATGCTGCTACCACCGCTGACCCCATGCAACTGCGGCGGAATCTGGCGCTCTTACCCCATCTTGCTGAAGCTGGCTTATGTGATGCAGGTAAAGATATCAGTATGGGTGGAATCATCGGTACAATGCTGATGCTGCTTGAAACTTCCAACTGTGGCGCAATCTTAAACCTTGATCACATTCCCTGCCCCCCCAATCTTCCACTCGATCGCTGGCTCGTTAGCTTTCCCAGCTATGGATTCCTCCTGAGTGTGCGTCCTGAAAACACTGCCGCTGTTCAGTCTTGCTTTCAAGAACAGGGCTTGGTATGCGAAGTCATTGGAGAAGTGCAGCCAACTCAACAACTGGTGCTGCGATCGGGTCAGGAATCAGTCGTGTTTTGGGATCTGGCTCAGCAAAAGCTGACGGGATTCGGAAGCGGGTAATGAGTGATAGATCACAGCTTCTATAGCCAGCCTCATAATTCCCAACATCAGGAAGTATTGATCGCCTAATCTCTGCCCTTGTCCCTCATGCTCCGAATTGCTTTATTCACCTACTCCACTAAGCCGCGCGGCAGCGTCATTCATACGCTAGAGCTTGCTGAAGCGCTGCATCAGTTGGGGCATCAGGTTTGTGTTTATGCACTAGACAAAGATGGGCAGGGATTTGATTATCCGTTGTCTTGCAAGTATCAACCCGTTCCGGCTCAACCTGGATCACCTGACATTGACAGACTAATTCAGCAAAGGATTCAAGAGTTTGTTACTTTCCTAAATCAATCACGTCAGACTTATGATATTTATCATGCTCAAGACTGTATTAGCGCGAATGCTCTAGCGATTTTGCGGCAGAATCAACAAATCCGTCATTTTGTTCGAACCGTTCACCATATTGAGGATTACAGCAGCGTTTATCTGCGTCACTGCCAGGATCGATCGATTCGAGAAGCTGATCTGTGTTTGTGTGTCAGCGAAACATGGCAGACCGAGCTACAACAGCACTATCAAATTAACGCGCCGCGAGTGATCAATGGCGTGAACTTAAAGCGATTCTCGCCCATTTTAGATGGATCAGAAGATGCCCTCAAAGCGCAATGGAACTTAAACGGTTCTCCGCTTTATCTAACCGTTGGTGGCATTGAACCCCGCAAGAACTCCATTCGTTTACTTCAGGCTTTTGCCCAGGTGCTTCAGAAATATCCCCAGGCTCAATTGGTGATTGCAGGGGGCGCAACCTTATTTGACTATCAATCTTACCGGGATGATTTTTTTGCCCTGGCTGACGAATTAGGGATCAACCTTGGACAGTCCTTAGTGGTAACGGGTGTTCTATCAGATACTCAACTCCCTGCCCTGTATCGGATTGCAGACGCGTTTGTCTTTCCCTCGGTTAAAGAAGGTTGGGGATTAGTGGTTTTAGAAGCGATCGCCTCTGGTCTGCCCGTCATCACCTCGAATCAATTTCCCTTTACCGAATTTCTTTCAACCCATCAGGCGCTCCTAGTAAACCCTGGCTCTCCCCCTGCCATTGCCCAAGCCATGCAAGATATCCTTCACCCCGATCGTGCCTATGCTTTAGTCAAACAAAGCGCCTCAATTCCCAATCATTACACCTGGGAAAGCTCTGCCCACCTGCACCTGACCTACTATCAGACCCTACTAGCCTCTTGATCTCCGTTCTCTACTCCCCATACACACCTATCCCCCTTCCCGCTATGCCCGAAATCCGCTTCCGCATCCAATGGCCCGACGGTTCTCAAGAAACCTGCTACTCTCCTTCTTTAATCGTCAAAGACTA is part of the Trichocoleus sp. genome and harbors:
- a CDS encoding LuxR C-terminal-related transcriptional regulator → MSNSIAGQLDPTRILFDLQQGNEIAQSFSGCLEPEEIARRVTDGLVEKFNCAFARLWLLEPDQATLKLIASSGMYTRTDGFFARVPMGAYKVGKIAQNRVSFLSNDLAAETWVGNREWAVANQVRGFAGYPLAVKEKVVGVLAAFSHQSMEPEFLEALQTLCTMATIALDTASHYQKEQQFWRSSSRSTFSHLSLSDQLASLLSSTRLTLVGTEQPLTLPIAYVFLRAAEILNQLGCTYGRLIYSAETVSLEATVPTPTLITSDLEQWLNPVLHELSFTVSCLGGLLQTQTSAHQKAIQVVLSLPHARNQLHEKVQIRCHSPVLHLAFTQLAILAGLTVCQEANNRVPLLTDDILQVSAGRQIIWIHQGIQTVPKGIKAKVDLSVDPAQLKEAVTAARQGKLWGVDSEVQTQQVLSERELEILTLLTQGLRDRDIADRLVISESTVKFHMNNTLSKLKARTRYQAIYEAIEQGWI
- a CDS encoding MSMEG_0569 family flavin-dependent oxidoreductase, with the translated sequence MSNHYSVIIVGGGQAGLSMSYCLKERGIDHIVFEKNQIGYSWRSKRWDSFCLVTPNWQCKLPGHPYSGNDPYGFMQKDEIVQYIESYAASFDPPVKEGVEVLKVCQDSAQSVFEVTTSIGHYTADQVVIASGSYHQPKIPKLAERLPDTIVQLHSSAYRNAESLPDGSVLVIGTGQSGCQIAEDLHLAGKQVHLCVGGAPRSPRRYRGKDVVDWLDQMGYYDLSIDEHPQKEKVRAKANHYVTGRGGGREIDLRQFALEGMQLHGKLKNISGRTIEFCSDLKQNLDQADAVAESIKKTIDSFIEKNQIQAPIEPPYQPAWEPDSELPALDYEAANIRAVIWCTGYQSDFRWVEIPVFDGKGYPGHERGITPVWGLYFLGLPWLYTWGSGRFSGIARDASYLADYISARKKSTQSNAWSIVNEYLLGS
- a CDS encoding MSMEG_0572/Sll0783 family nitrogen starvation response protein codes for the protein MPEVTTPAHQVGDFFVDYEEKVFPDVKAEPGEKALVTFHTVAFEGSIGFVNLLQATRLLRKGFETSILLYGPGVTLGVQRGFPKLGDSAFPGHQNFNDQLSKFMAEGGKVYACRFALQALYGHGEPSLIPGIRPINPLDVLDLVLLHRKDGALILDTWTL
- a CDS encoding Nit6803 family nitrilase, which translates into the protein MNSPIIRAAAVQISPVLFSRDGTTEKVLQSIAQAAKEGAQLVVFPETFIPYYPYFSFVQPPVLMGKEHMRLYEEAVTIPGAVPDAISRAARSYGVVVVLGVNERENGSLYNTQLIFDADGTLLLKRRKITPTYHERMIWGQGDGSGLKVLDTAVGKVGALACWEHYNPLARFALMAQHEQIHCAQFPGSLVGQIFTDQIEVTIRHHALESGCFVVNSTGWLSPEQVAQITPDEKLQRVLSGGCNTAIIGPEGNHLCPPITEGEGIAIADLDFSLITKRKRMMDSVGHYSRPDLLQLQMNSEARSVMAASLGEEGASSRLQGEGLGNEAGFRFQGTEQMISPALTPDP
- a CDS encoding nuclear transport factor 2 family protein, translating into METRPPLPPFTLETAKAKVQAAENAWNTRNPDRVALAYTEDSQWRNRSEFLSGREEIRAFLQRKWEKELDYRLKKELWSFTENRISVRFEYEWHDDSGAWYRSYGNEQWEFAENGLMQRREASINDVSIQESERKFRWERESDL
- a CDS encoding MSMEG_0568 family radical SAM protein, which produces MNKQQLITELQTHGLKLVESVGASGRKGGAGPSDHKAVMVEDTTVMVPIFNHSAAASPYRVKVGASPEEMVLELNGEAISAIQFPHQPKFYSLSTADGIPYSKIALLHSRDVLATTVLQTCMRYSDSATSCQFCAIGQSLEAGRTIARKTPAQLAEVAAAAVQLDGIKQVVMTTGTPNTSDRGAAYLTECAKAIKAAVDIPIQAQCEPPDDFIWFDRLKAAGVDSLGMHLEAADPQVRARIMPGKASVPLDYYFEAFAAAVRVFGWGQVSTYLLAGLGDSLETLVAMCDRLIKIGVYPFVVPFVPITGTPLENAPAPKSEFMFTLYQQVGGLLKQAGMSSAEIKAGCAKCGACSALSSFES
- a CDS encoding MSMEG_0567/Sll0786 family nitrogen starvation N-acetyltransferase: MTMQRYAFKLAVSSSEIDAYFSLRQAIFCEEQGLFTDSDVDEIDRTAYPIVAMTADTHQVVGVVRIYEVEPRVWYGGRLGTHADYRKGWQIGKGLIHQAVTTANAWGCQQFLATVQLQNVRFFQRLHWQSLEEIMICDRPHHLMQADLDFYPPNAEPRPVLALEREAS
- a CDS encoding sll0787 family AIR synthase-like protein — protein: MLLSLAAKLQQSLNLLQKQDIQTASQALGRVVPDSAILLGDDCAAIPDAEGYLLFAAEGMLPQLVETEPWFAGWSAVMVNVSDIYAMGGRPIAVVDTIWSQSTESTDLIWQGMKAASQTYQVPIVGGHTNCHSPYNALSVSILGRAKQLITSFNAQLGDRLLVAADFCGKPHAKYPFWDAATTADPMQLRRNLALLPHLAEAGLCDAGKDISMGGIIGTMLMLLETSNCGAILNLDHIPCPPNLPLDRWLVSFPSYGFLLSVRPENTAAVQSCFQEQGLVCEVIGEVQPTQQLVLRSGQESVVFWDLAQQKLTGFGSG
- a CDS encoding MSMEG_0565 family glycosyltransferase; the encoded protein is MLRIALFTYSTKPRGSVIHTLELAEALHQLGHQVCVYALDKDGQGFDYPLSCKYQPVPAQPGSPDIDRLIQQRIQEFVTFLNQSRQTYDIYHAQDCISANALAILRQNQQIRHFVRTVHHIEDYSSVYLRHCQDRSIREADLCLCVSETWQTELQQHYQINAPRVINGVNLKRFSPILDGSEDALKAQWNLNGSPLYLTVGGIEPRKNSIRLLQAFAQVLQKYPQAQLVIAGGATLFDYQSYRDDFFALADELGINLGQSLVVTGVLSDTQLPALYRIADAFVFPSVKEGWGLVVLEAIASGLPVITSNQFPFTEFLSTHQALLVNPGSPPAIAQAMQDILHPDRAYALVKQSASIPNHYTWESSAHLHLTYYQTLLAS